The genomic window TCCGTTCAATCATCCGGCGATGATCGAGCCGGCCAAGGAAGGTGACGCCGGCCGGCGCCCTGCTGTCGGGCCAGACAATATCGCCGGCTTCGCAGATATCGAGTTTCAGATCAGGCCGTTCGCGCCGCAGCAGTTCGAATTTCTCGATGATTTCCGAAAGCCCCTTCAGCGGCGTGCCGGGGAAGAACAGCCGGCTCATGTCGCGCGGGGTGGCGTCGGGCACGAGGTCGTCATCGACCGGATTGTAGATCGTGCTGATCTTCGGCAGCGTGCGGTTCTCCGCGCTCAGGAAATCGCGCACATGGCGCGCATGGACATTTGAGACGCAGACGATCTCGATATCGGCCTCGGCAAGCGCCTCGCCCATGCGGCGGTTGTGCCGGCCTGGGTTGGAATGAAGCCTGAGAAAGATCGGGCAATGGGGATTGAGCTTGCGCGCCTTCAGCGCCGATTTCCACGAACTGATCACCGCGATCGCCTGAACGCCGGCGAGATCGTCCGCCCGCATCGAACCGATCGGGCGGTAAAAGCCGCAGGAATCGCGATCGATGTCGATGCGGCCGTTCTGGTAGAAATGAAACCGGAATTTCTTGCCATGGGCTCTGGCAACGCGCATGGCGACCGATTCCGCACCGCTGAGCGTCCCGGCTTCAAGTGTGCCAAGCGTGTAGGGCGAAAGGCAGTAAGGATCGATAATGGCGATGGCGGCGGTCATTATATGACCTCCTTGCGCCAGTCCGGCAGCAGTTTTGACATCAGAAATTTCCTCGTTCGCGGCATCTACCTGAACCATTCTGACGAAGCGCGCATTAAACTGGTTACAAATAGGTGAAAATTGCGATGAAAGTGCGAAGGTCCCGGATAAAGTGCGCTGCGACCGGTCATTGCCCTTGCTGCCATCGTTTCGGCATAATTGCTGTGGCAGTCAGCTTGCCATCACATTCGCCCTGCCGGGAGATTTTGCAAAGATGAACGCGCACACGAAAAGCTGCCTGGTCCAGAAGCTCTCGCATTATGCCGAACTCGAGGACGCCTCGCTTGAAGGTCTTGCCCGGCTCGAACGCGAGGAAAAGGACTTCGCCAGGAATGACGAGGTCTATCAGGAGGGCGACCGCAATATTCACCTTTATGTGGTTAAAAAGGGCTGGCTCTACAGCTATGCCGACCTGAAGGACGGCCGCCGGCAGATCGTGGAGATCCATCATCCGGGCGACATTGTCGGTTTTCCCGACATCGCCTTCACCGAACGCACGACGGTGCTGAGGGCCGCCGAAGACGTGCGCCTGTGCCCGTTTCCGAAAAAGGACCTCGACGACGTGTTCATGCGCGCGCCCCAGCTTGCCGCGCTGCTGTTTGCGCTCGCGGTGCGCAACCAGGTGATCATGATCGATTTCCTGCGCGCCATCGGCCGCATGAGCGCGCGCGAACGGATCGCCTATCTGCTGCTCGATCTTCAGGCCCGGCTTCGCATAGCCAACACATCGATGACGACGACCTTCCGCCTGCCGCTGAAACAGACCGAACTCTCCGATGTCCTCGGGCTGACCAATGTCTATGTCAGCCGCAGCTTCACCGCGCTCGAAAAGGACGGCCTTATCCGCCGCTCCAACGGGTCGGTGGAAATTCTGGAAGAGCAACGGATGAAGCGCATCTGCGACTTCTCCGACCGCCACACCAATCTCGACACATCATGGTTTCCCAAGAGCGCGCCGGCCGAGGCGTGATCACGCATATGTCTATGATTTTAAATGATTAAGTCTGATTGACTCGATTTAAGTTAATCATGCGGAATCCTATTCCCCGGCGACGGCTTCCAGCGTGAGCGAACGGCTGCCCATTTCCTG from Martelella sp. NC20 includes these protein-coding regions:
- a CDS encoding glycosyltransferase; its protein translation is MTAAIAIIDPYCLSPYTLGTLEAGTLSGAESVAMRVARAHGKKFRFHFYQNGRIDIDRDSCGFYRPIGSMRADDLAGVQAIAVISSWKSALKARKLNPHCPIFLRLHSNPGRHNRRMGEALAEADIEIVCVSNVHARHVRDFLSAENRTLPKISTIYNPVDDDLVPDATPRDMSRLFFPGTPLKGLSEIIEKFELLRRERPDLKLDICEAGDIVWPDSRAPAGVTFLGRLDHRRMIERMRRSLCVFYPQTRHCLPFSLPLAEANAVGTPVLADERLATNHEILGGGQCIDTSDIAAMAGRLDQWRKAPPEIAAAPQFRISHIAGLWRNKLAGRREQLQSQGNATAAMDVAAPAKPST
- a CDS encoding Crp/Fnr family transcriptional regulator; this encodes MNAHTKSCLVQKLSHYAELEDASLEGLARLEREEKDFARNDEVYQEGDRNIHLYVVKKGWLYSYADLKDGRRQIVEIHHPGDIVGFPDIAFTERTTVLRAAEDVRLCPFPKKDLDDVFMRAPQLAALLFALAVRNQVIMIDFLRAIGRMSARERIAYLLLDLQARLRIANTSMTTTFRLPLKQTELSDVLGLTNVYVSRSFTALEKDGLIRRSNGSVEILEEQRMKRICDFSDRHTNLDTSWFPKSAPAEA